One stretch of Chryseobacterium fluminis DNA includes these proteins:
- a CDS encoding DUF6443 domain-containing protein, whose product MKKILIPIGALLLSNIMYGQLSPTENYVYSKTYLDYNGATPVKTSETVQYFDGLGRPKQIVNVKASPQGKDVVTHIEYDGFGRQTKDYLPIPQSQTLNGAIFPTPLANASASYGSEKIYAEKILENSPLDRIQQQIQVGTDWSNKPVKFDYDANAVADEVFKYTTTTTWENNATRSTISYTGNYGANQLYKNTVTDEDGNKTIEFKNGQGQVVLVRKINGTEKVDTYYVYNEYNQLAFVIPPKAAVATDLNTVMDDLCYQYRYDGRARLVEKKVPGKGWEHLVYDKADRLIFTQDAVMRADGKWLFTKYDSFGRPIITGRVSGTDRNDMQTAIGNATILTERRDAAGFTKNGMQIYYSNDSFPYFDTALTVTYYDTYPAGSPAVTNVFSQELLTDNHSNTVSTKGLPVASYIKNIEDDIWTKIYTWYDTKGRSIGSRSDNHLGGYTVVNHKLDFAGAVLQTNTYHKRLAGDPETGIAEVFEYDHQNRVKKHWHYVGNNPGELLAENTYNELSQLANKKVGNNLQSIDYAYNIRGWMTQINDPSNLGNDLFGYKINYNHVEGLENPNTDFMDLKVKPKYNGNIAEVSWKTLTEDNEPLKRYGYVYDDLNRLSAGFYQKQGAESAREYFERLEYDLNGNIKRLQRSEGLVSGNTALMIDNLKYDYAGNKLTKVTEEQIGNSLGYPYFATPNSMGYDDNGNMTSHPDKGISKINYNFLNLPDNISVRPGTKTANTSRLTYRADGVKVSKIFSTNAGGSVTNTGYLDGFQYSFYTGSVGTINPSGLQFVPTSEGYYDFINNSYIYHYTDHLGNVRLSYTDTNKDGIIQPRQYKVQQCDGPNNPPFEIPNCVDYYKPGEIMEVNNYYPFGLLHNYTLTTQNAYQYKYNGKELQETGMYDYGARMYMPDLGRWGVVDPLSEKGHNFSPYSYAINNPIRFIDPDGLWISIFDGNNQYRYSNGQTQHQVNGKWQAIDSSVTLSDNVIGIVAGLSALESGGDTGKELVSYFDNADHNVSLVYEKGSMEAGIEKSDPIKLDPKMSRKLPQTNGFQESPFFVNLGHELGHKMDPNKYALFGSWTDPTISASEIYASHIENKIRAENGLPLRVSYGINLNNKVANGVDPRTMLIDSTGNSVYYNNYGKNIRFDMKAGDLFNAYLDCIGCGKPLTNRFNYYNNVKKQKK is encoded by the coding sequence ATGAAAAAAATATTAATCCCGATAGGAGCACTGCTTCTATCCAATATCATGTACGGTCAGTTATCTCCGACAGAAAACTATGTATACAGCAAAACGTATTTAGATTACAACGGAGCTACTCCTGTCAAAACCTCAGAAACCGTCCAGTATTTCGATGGCCTGGGACGGCCAAAACAGATCGTGAATGTCAAAGCCTCACCACAGGGAAAAGATGTGGTGACCCATATTGAATATGACGGATTCGGAAGGCAGACCAAAGACTATCTTCCCATCCCACAATCCCAAACCTTAAACGGCGCTATTTTCCCGACGCCACTGGCCAACGCTTCTGCGTCTTACGGCTCAGAAAAGATCTATGCGGAAAAGATTTTGGAAAACTCTCCGTTAGACCGTATTCAGCAGCAGATCCAGGTGGGAACGGACTGGAGCAACAAGCCGGTGAAATTCGATTATGATGCCAATGCAGTAGCCGATGAAGTGTTCAAATATACCACCACAACCACCTGGGAAAATAATGCCACCAGATCCACGATCAGTTATACCGGAAATTACGGAGCCAACCAGCTGTATAAAAATACGGTCACCGATGAAGACGGAAACAAAACCATTGAATTTAAAAACGGTCAGGGCCAGGTCGTTTTAGTCAGAAAAATCAACGGAACCGAAAAAGTTGACACCTATTATGTATACAATGAGTATAATCAGCTGGCATTTGTGATCCCTCCGAAAGCAGCCGTAGCTACAGACCTCAACACTGTTATGGATGATCTCTGTTACCAGTACCGGTACGACGGCAGGGCAAGACTCGTGGAAAAGAAAGTCCCGGGAAAAGGTTGGGAACATCTGGTGTATGATAAAGCGGATCGTCTGATTTTTACGCAGGATGCTGTAATGCGTGCTGACGGGAAATGGCTTTTTACCAAGTATGACTCGTTTGGAAGACCTATTATTACAGGACGAGTTTCGGGAACCGACCGAAACGATATGCAGACTGCCATTGGGAATGCTACCATTCTTACCGAGCGCAGAGATGCTGCCGGTTTTACAAAAAACGGGATGCAGATCTATTATTCCAATGACAGCTTCCCGTATTTTGATACAGCGCTCACAGTTACTTATTATGATACGTATCCTGCCGGTTCACCTGCTGTCACCAATGTGTTCTCACAGGAGCTTTTAACCGACAACCATTCCAATACGGTATCCACAAAAGGGTTACCGGTAGCCAGTTATATCAAAAATATTGAAGACGACATCTGGACCAAAATCTACACCTGGTATGATACCAAAGGAAGAAGTATAGGCTCAAGGAGCGATAATCATCTGGGAGGCTATACGGTGGTCAATCATAAACTTGATTTTGCTGGTGCTGTCCTTCAGACCAATACCTATCATAAAAGACTGGCGGGTGATCCCGAAACCGGTATTGCGGAAGTCTTTGAATACGATCATCAGAACAGGGTAAAAAAACACTGGCATTACGTAGGCAATAACCCAGGGGAATTACTGGCTGAAAACACGTACAACGAACTTTCCCAGCTGGCCAATAAAAAAGTAGGGAATAATCTTCAGAGCATTGATTATGCGTATAACATCCGGGGATGGATGACCCAGATCAATGATCCTTCCAATTTGGGCAATGATCTGTTTGGCTATAAGATCAATTACAACCATGTTGAAGGTTTGGAGAATCCGAATACCGATTTTATGGATCTAAAAGTAAAGCCTAAATACAATGGAAATATCGCTGAAGTATCCTGGAAAACCTTAACGGAAGATAATGAGCCTTTAAAAAGGTATGGTTATGTGTATGACGATTTAAACCGGTTATCAGCAGGATTTTACCAGAAACAGGGTGCTGAGTCGGCGCGTGAATATTTTGAAAGACTGGAGTATGATCTGAATGGAAACATAAAAAGACTGCAAAGATCTGAAGGGCTGGTGTCAGGAAATACCGCTTTAATGATTGATAACCTGAAATATGATTATGCAGGCAACAAGCTCACAAAAGTAACAGAAGAACAGATCGGCAACAGTTTAGGATATCCTTATTTTGCCACTCCAAATTCAATGGGTTATGATGATAATGGAAATATGACCAGTCATCCGGACAAGGGAATTTCAAAAATAAACTATAACTTTTTAAATCTTCCGGATAACATCAGTGTAAGACCGGGTACGAAAACGGCAAATACCAGCCGCTTAACGTATAGAGCAGATGGTGTTAAGGTTTCGAAGATATTCAGTACCAATGCGGGAGGATCGGTAACAAACACGGGTTATTTAGATGGCTTCCAGTACAGTTTTTACACAGGATCAGTAGGAACAATAAATCCGTCAGGGTTACAGTTTGTCCCGACTTCCGAAGGATATTATGATTTTATAAATAATTCTTATATTTACCATTATACTGACCATTTAGGAAATGTAAGATTAAGCTATACCGATACGAATAAAGATGGGATTATTCAACCGAGGCAATATAAAGTCCAGCAATGTGACGGACCGAATAATCCACCCTTTGAGATTCCCAATTGTGTAGACTATTATAAGCCGGGCGAGATTATGGAAGTTAATAATTATTATCCGTTTGGTTTACTGCATAATTATACACTGACTACCCAGAATGCATATCAGTACAAGTATAATGGGAAGGAGTTACAGGAAACAGGAATGTATGATTATGGAGCGAGGATGTATATGCCGGATTTGGGAAGATGGGGTGTTGTGGATCCTTTAAGTGAAAAGGGACATAATTTTTCTCCTTACAGTTATGCTATCAATAATCCGATACGTTTTATTGATCCCGATGGTTTATGGATTAGTATTTTTGATGGAAATAATCAGTATCGATATTCTAATGGACAAACTCAACATCAAGTAAACGGAAAATGGCAAGCAATTGATTCAAGCGTAACTTTATCAGATAACGTAATAGGAATTGTTGCAGGTTTGTCAGCATTAGAAAGTGGCGGAGATACAGGAAAAGAGTTAGTTTCTTATTTTGATAATGCAGATCATAATGTAAGTCTTGTATATGAAAAAGGCAGTATGGAGGCGGGAATCGAAAAGTCTGATCCTATAAAATTAGACCCAAAAATGTCAAGAAAGCTTCCACAAACAAATGGATTTCAGGAATCCCCATTCTTCGTAAATCTTGGGCATGAATTAGGGCACAAAATGGATCCTAATAAATATGCTTTATTCGGAAGCTGGACAGATCCAACAATAAGTGCAAGTGAAATTTATGCAAGTCATATAGAAAATAAGATCAGAGCAGAAAATGGATTACCATTGAGAGTTTCCTATGGAATTAATTTGAATAATAAAGTTGCTAATGGTGTAGATCCTAGAACAATGCTCATTGATAGTACAGGCAACAGTGTGTATTACAATAATTATGGGAAAAATATTCGCTTTGACATGAAAGCAGGTGACCTATTTAATGCTTATCTTGATTGTATAGGATGCGGAAAGCCTTTGACAAACAGGTTCAATTATTATAATAACGTAAAAAAACAAAAAAAATGA